The following are from one region of the Amylibacter sp. IMCC11727 genome:
- a CDS encoding methyltransferase domain-containing protein yields the protein MHLDVVDLHSFYYRTKLGRIAQRALRERIVSMWPDTKGQTVAGFGFAGPMLRPFLTDSRRVMNLMPGQQGVMPWPDGLPNHSVMVEETLWPIATGTVDRLIVLHGLETCERQADLLNEIWRVLGPGGRALFVVPNRSGLWARRDKTPFGFGRPYSLGQLESQLRKHQFVPLRQVSALFSPPSHRSWVVRSANWFERFGGKASFVLPAGAVMVEVTKQVHAPKRPGLTEAVRKPLEVLGGVAKPVQGREAILKKKSI from the coding sequence ATGCACTTGGATGTGGTTGATCTTCATTCCTTTTATTATCGCACCAAATTGGGGCGTATCGCACAGCGTGCGTTGCGCGAGCGGATTGTGTCCATGTGGCCTGATACCAAGGGGCAAACCGTGGCGGGGTTCGGATTTGCGGGGCCAATGCTGCGCCCGTTCTTGACCGACAGTCGGCGGGTGATGAACCTGATGCCGGGCCAGCAGGGTGTGATGCCGTGGCCCGATGGGTTGCCCAATCATTCGGTAATGGTCGAAGAAACCTTGTGGCCCATCGCGACAGGGACGGTGGATCGGTTGATTGTGCTGCATGGTTTGGAAACCTGCGAACGGCAAGCGGATTTATTGAACGAGATTTGGCGCGTGCTTGGGCCCGGTGGGCGCGCGTTGTTTGTTGTGCCCAATCGGTCGGGCCTGTGGGCGCGGCGCGATAAGACCCCATTTGGGTTTGGCCGCCCCTACAGTTTGGGCCAATTGGAATCACAGTTGCGCAAACATCAATTCGTGCCATTGCGCCAAGTGTCCGCGCTGTTTTCCCCCCCAAGCCACCGCTCGTGGGTTGTGCGCTCTGCCAATTGGTTTGAACGTTTTGGGGGAAAGGCATCCTTTGTACTGCCTGCAGGTGCGGTAATGGTTGAAGTGACCAAGCAGGTTCATGCTCCCAAAAGACCGGGTTTGACCGAAGCAGTGCGCAAACCGCTAGAGGTATTGGGCGGGGTGGCGAAACCCGTGCAGGGGCGTGAAGCGATTTTGAAGAAAAAATCGATCTAA
- a CDS encoding F0F1 ATP synthase subunit delta: MSDTGSISSGIAARYATAVFELAKEAKKLPALEKDLDALTAALDESADFGDLITNPVYTRDEMAAAVAAIGKKMKLTPIVANTLGLMAQNRRLFVLPTLVDTVKGMIADDKGEVSAEVTSAKKLTKAQTDKLAKTLKASVGKDVKVNVSVDESLIGGLIVKVGSKMIDSSIKSKLSNLQNAMKEVG; this comes from the coding sequence GTGTCAGATACTGGTTCGATATCATCAGGGATTGCTGCGCGTTATGCGACAGCGGTTTTTGAATTGGCAAAAGAGGCCAAGAAACTCCCCGCTTTGGAAAAAGATCTCGATGCGCTGACAGCTGCGTTGGATGAGAGTGCCGATTTCGGCGATCTGATCACAAACCCAGTTTACACACGCGACGAGATGGCCGCAGCGGTTGCCGCCATTGGCAAAAAAATGAAACTCACACCAATCGTGGCAAACACGCTGGGCTTGATGGCACAAAACCGTCGCCTGTTCGTGCTGCCAACTTTGGTTGACACCGTCAAAGGCATGATTGCCGATGACAAAGGTGAAGTGAGTGCGGAGGTCACATCTGCGAAGAAGTTGACCAAGGCACAAACAGACAAACTTGCCAAAACGCTCAAAGCGTCTGTTGGCAAGGATGTAAAAGTAAACGTATCCGTTGATGAAAGCCTCATCGGCGGTTTGATCGTTAAAGTGGGCTCGAAGATGATTGATAGCTCAATCAAATCCAAGCTCTCCAATCTTCAAAATGCAATGAAAGAGGTCGGATAA
- the atpA gene encoding F0F1 ATP synthase subunit alpha — protein MGIQAAEISAILKDQIKGFGKEAEVAEVGRVLSVGDGIARVHGLDNVQAGEMVEFPGGIRGMALNLEIDNVGVVIFGSDRDIKEGDTVKRTNAIVDVPVGPELLGRVVDGLGNPIDGKGPIKTKKRAQAEIKAPGIIPRKSVHEPMFTGLKSVDALIPVGRGQRELIIGDRQTGKTAIALDTMLNQKSYNDAAKDDSEKLFCIYVAVGQKRSTVAQLVKKLEETGAIEYSIIVAATASDPAPMQFLAPYAATSMGEYFRENGMHGLMIYDDLTKQAVAYRQMSLLLRRPPGREAYPGDVFYLHSRLLERSAKMNEENGSGSLTALPVIETQGGDVSAFIPTNVISITDGQIFLETELFYQGIRPALNTGLSVSRVGSSAQTNAMKSVAGSIKLELAQYREMAAFAQFGSDLDASTQQLLNRGARLTELLKQPQYSPLTNAEQVVVLYAGTNGYLDNIAVSDVGRFEAGLLAHMRGNAQDVLDFISKEDPKIKGEAEDKVKAAVEDFAKSFA, from the coding sequence ATGGGTATCCAAGCTGCAGAAATCTCTGCGATCCTCAAGGACCAGATCAAAGGCTTTGGTAAAGAAGCCGAAGTGGCCGAAGTTGGCCGTGTTCTGTCCGTGGGTGATGGTATCGCGCGTGTACACGGGCTGGACAATGTTCAGGCTGGTGAGATGGTTGAATTCCCCGGTGGTATCCGCGGGATGGCGTTGAACCTGGAAATCGACAACGTTGGTGTTGTTATCTTTGGTTCCGACCGCGACATTAAAGAAGGCGACACAGTTAAGCGTACAAACGCAATTGTGGACGTTCCAGTTGGTCCAGAACTGCTGGGTCGTGTTGTTGACGGTTTGGGTAACCCAATCGACGGCAAAGGTCCGATCAAAACAAAGAAGCGTGCGCAGGCTGAAATCAAAGCTCCTGGCATTATTCCACGTAAATCTGTTCACGAGCCAATGTTCACTGGTTTGAAATCTGTGGACGCCTTGATCCCAGTTGGCCGTGGCCAGCGCGAATTGATCATTGGTGACCGTCAGACAGGTAAAACAGCGATTGCGCTGGATACCATGCTGAACCAGAAGTCATACAACGACGCTGCAAAAGACGATTCAGAAAAACTGTTCTGTATCTACGTTGCGGTTGGTCAAAAGCGTTCCACAGTTGCTCAGCTGGTTAAAAAGCTCGAAGAAACTGGCGCGATTGAATATTCCATCATCGTTGCTGCGACAGCTTCTGATCCTGCTCCTATGCAGTTCTTGGCGCCATACGCTGCGACTTCCATGGGCGAGTACTTCCGTGAAAACGGCATGCACGGCCTGATGATCTATGACGACCTTACAAAGCAAGCTGTTGCGTACCGTCAGATGTCCCTGTTGCTGCGTCGTCCACCAGGACGTGAAGCGTACCCAGGTGACGTTTTCTATCTGCACTCCCGTTTGCTGGAGCGTTCTGCGAAAATGAACGAAGAAAACGGTTCTGGTTCTTTGACTGCTTTGCCAGTGATTGAAACTCAGGGCGGCGACGTATCTGCGTTTATTCCGACAAACGTGATCTCCATCACTGACGGTCAGATCTTCCTCGAAACTGAATTGTTCTACCAAGGTATCCGCCCTGCGTTGAACACAGGTCTCTCCGTGTCCCGCGTTGGTTCATCCGCGCAAACAAACGCGATGAAATCTGTTGCAGGTTCGATCAAGCTGGAATTGGCTCAGTATCGCGAAATGGCTGCGTTTGCGCAGTTCGGTTCCGATCTGGATGCTTCCACTCAGCAGTTGCTGAACCGTGGTGCGCGCCTGACTGAGCTGTTGAAACAGCCTCAGTATTCCCCGCTGACAAACGCCGAGCAGGTTGTTGTTCTGTACGCAGGTACAAACGGCTACCTCGACAACATCGCAGTATCCGATGTTGGTCGTTTCGAAGCTGGTTTGCTTGCGCACATGCGCGGCAATGCCCAAGACGTTCTGGACTTCATCTCTAAAGAAGACCCGAAAATCAAAGGCGAAGCCGAAGATAAAGTGAAAGCCGCCGTCGAAGACTTTGCAAAAAGCTTCGCCTAA
- a CDS encoding F0F1 ATP synthase subunit gamma, protein MPSLKDLKMRIESVKGTRKITKAMQMVAAAKLRRAQEAAESARPFAERMNAVMGNLAGAAAGSDSAPKLLAGTGKDDVHLLIVATSERGLCGGFNSSIAKLARADAEKLLAAGKTVKILTVGKKGREQLKRDLGDHMVDHVDLSEVKRLGYNNAQDVANDVINRFNAGEFDVATLYFAEFKSVISQVPTAQQLIPAKFEADEDADAPLYDYEPSEEEILADLLPRALTTLVFTGLLENGASEQGARMSAMDNATRNAGEMIDKLTIQYNRSRQAAITNELIEIISGAEAL, encoded by the coding sequence ATGCCAAGCCTTAAGGACCTAAAAATGCGGATCGAGAGTGTCAAAGGCACTCGTAAGATCACTAAGGCCATGCAGATGGTTGCGGCTGCTAAATTGCGCCGCGCCCAAGAAGCTGCTGAAAGTGCGCGTCCGTTCGCGGAACGCATGAACGCAGTGATGGGTAATCTGGCTGGTGCTGCGGCGGGCTCTGATAGCGCGCCAAAGCTGCTGGCTGGAACCGGAAAAGACGATGTTCATTTGCTGATCGTGGCGACCTCCGAAAGAGGTCTCTGCGGTGGCTTTAACTCGTCCATTGCTAAATTGGCCCGTGCCGACGCTGAAAAGTTGTTGGCTGCTGGGAAAACCGTGAAAATTCTGACCGTGGGCAAAAAAGGCCGCGAGCAGTTGAAGCGGGACCTCGGCGATCACATGGTCGATCACGTGGATCTGTCCGAAGTAAAGCGTTTGGGGTACAACAATGCCCAAGACGTGGCGAACGACGTTATCAACCGCTTTAACGCGGGTGAATTTGATGTCGCGACCCTGTACTTTGCAGAGTTCAAATCGGTGATTTCACAAGTGCCAACGGCACAACAGTTGATCCCTGCTAAATTTGAAGCAGACGAAGATGCTGATGCGCCTTTGTACGACTATGAGCCATCTGAAGAAGAAATTCTTGCAGATTTGCTGCCGCGCGCTCTGACAACGCTGGTGTTTACTGGCCTGTTGGAAAATGGCGCATCAGAGCAGGGCGCACGTATGTCCGCGATGGACAATGCGACGCGCAATGCGGGTGAAATGATCGACAAGTTGACCATTCAGTACAACCGTAGCCGCCAAGCCGCGATTACAAACGAACTGATCGAGATTATCTCGGGCGCTGAAGCGCTCTAA
- the atpD gene encoding F0F1 ATP synthase subunit beta: MAKAVGKITQVIGAVVDVQFEDHLPEILNALECDNNGNNLILEVAQHLGENTVRTVAMDATEGLVRGEAVTDTGGPIMVPVGKETLGRILNVVGEPVDEKGPVKTKTTRAIHQPAPEFADQSTESEILVTGIKVVDLLAPYTKGGKIGLFGGAGVGKTVLIMELINNIAKVHSGVSVFAGVGERTREGNDLYHEMIESGVIVPDNMEESKIALVYGQMNEPPGARMRVALSGLTLAEQFRDDTGADVLFFVDNIFRFTQAGSEVSALLGRIPSAVGYQPTLATDMGAMQERITSTKNGSITSVQAVYVPADDLTDPAPATSFAHLDATTVLDRAISEKGIYPAVDPLGSTSRLLDPLILGEEHYKVATDVQQVLQRYKSLQDIIAILGMDELSEDDKLAVARARKIERFLSQPFDVAKVFTGSDGVQVPLEDTISSFKAVVAGEYDHLPEAAFYMVGGIDEVKAKAEKLAAEAA; encoded by the coding sequence ATGGCTAAAGCTGTAGGTAAAATTACACAGGTGATTGGCGCGGTTGTCGACGTTCAGTTCGAAGACCACCTCCCAGAGATCCTTAACGCGCTGGAGTGCGACAACAACGGGAACAACCTGATCCTCGAAGTTGCACAGCACCTTGGCGAAAACACAGTGCGGACTGTTGCGATGGACGCGACCGAAGGTTTGGTGCGCGGCGAAGCCGTCACCGACACAGGCGGCCCGATCATGGTTCCAGTGGGCAAAGAAACACTGGGTCGTATCCTGAACGTTGTTGGTGAGCCAGTGGATGAAAAAGGCCCTGTCAAAACCAAAACAACACGTGCGATTCACCAGCCAGCACCAGAATTTGCGGATCAGTCCACTGAATCCGAAATCTTGGTAACAGGCATCAAAGTTGTGGATCTGCTGGCCCCATACACGAAGGGTGGTAAAATTGGCCTCTTCGGTGGTGCGGGTGTTGGTAAAACAGTTTTGATCATGGAATTGATCAACAACATCGCGAAAGTACACTCTGGTGTGTCTGTTTTCGCGGGTGTTGGTGAGCGTACTCGTGAAGGGAACGACCTGTATCACGAGATGATCGAATCTGGCGTTATCGTTCCGGACAACATGGAAGAGTCCAAAATTGCACTGGTTTACGGCCAGATGAACGAGCCTCCAGGTGCGCGTATGCGTGTTGCCCTGTCTGGTCTGACATTGGCCGAACAGTTCCGTGACGACACAGGTGCTGACGTTCTGTTCTTCGTGGACAACATCTTCCGCTTTACACAAGCGGGTTCCGAGGTATCTGCGCTTTTGGGTCGTATCCCATCTGCCGTGGGTTACCAGCCAACGCTCGCAACCGACATGGGTGCGATGCAGGAACGTATTACATCCACAAAGAACGGTTCGATTACATCCGTACAAGCGGTTTACGTACCAGCGGATGACCTTACTGACCCTGCGCCAGCGACATCGTTTGCGCACTTGGATGCGACAACCGTTCTGGATCGTGCGATTTCCGAAAAAGGTATCTACCCTGCGGTGGACCCACTCGGCTCCACATCCCGTCTGCTTGACCCGCTGATTTTGGGTGAAGAGCACTACAAAGTTGCGACAGACGTTCAGCAGGTTCTGCAGCGTTATAAGTCCCTTCAGGACATCATCGCCATCCTTGGTATGGACGAGCTGTCAGAAGACGACAAACTGGCTGTGGCCCGTGCGCGTAAGATCGAACGTTTCTTGTCTCAGCCGTTTGACGTTGCGAAAGTGTTCACAGGTTCTGACGGTGTTCAGGTTCCTCTGGAAGACACGATCTCTTCTTTCAAAGCGGTTGTTGCTGGCGAATACGATCACCTTCCAGAAGCAGCCTTCTACATGGTTGGCGGCATCGACGAAGTGAAAGCAAAAGCCGAGAAGCTGGCTGCGGAAGCTGCCTAA
- a CDS encoding F0F1 ATP synthase subunit epsilon: MTMQFDLVSPERKLASLEATEVEIPGAEGDFTAMADHSPVLTTLRPGLLKVKAGSDVTEYVVTGGFVEVSAEATSVLAEQAVPRAEVSADMVNGLIADAEAAAANLTGPELDTANKRIAETKALLDLI; encoded by the coding sequence ATGACCATGCAATTTGATTTGGTATCGCCCGAGCGCAAGCTGGCATCCCTTGAAGCAACAGAGGTCGAGATCCCTGGTGCGGAAGGTGATTTCACAGCTATGGCCGACCATTCGCCTGTTTTGACAACATTGCGTCCAGGTCTGTTGAAAGTGAAAGCAGGGTCCGATGTTACCGAATATGTGGTAACAGGTGGTTTTGTTGAGGTTTCTGCAGAAGCGACTTCTGTTTTGGCAGAACAAGCGGTTCCACGTGCGGAAGTGTCCGCAGATATGGTCAATGGTTTGATCGCAGACGCCGAAGCCGCCGCTGCAAACCTGACTGGCCCAGAACTGGACACAGCCAACAAGCGTATCGCCGAAACAAAGGCTCTTTTGGATTTGATCTAA
- a CDS encoding H-type lectin domain-containing protein, with protein sequence MKKLYSSVTGVDQGSIQLFSDFEDEGEMWSGTGERERWMPVEFSEPFKGIPSVFITLELLDLHSGANHRTVTVAENISETGFDAILRTWGDTRIARARAAWIAIGEVKGDEDWDIDYGS encoded by the coding sequence ATGAAAAAGCTATATTCCTCTGTAACAGGCGTTGATCAAGGATCGATCCAGTTGTTTTCGGATTTCGAAGACGAAGGAGAGATGTGGTCTGGCACGGGTGAGCGCGAACGTTGGATGCCCGTGGAGTTTTCAGAGCCGTTCAAAGGGATCCCTTCTGTTTTTATCACGCTAGAGCTGTTGGATTTGCATTCTGGTGCCAACCACAGAACGGTGACTGTGGCCGAAAACATCAGCGAAACAGGCTTTGATGCCATTTTGCGCACCTGGGGAGATACCCGTATTGCCCGCGCTCGGGCCGCTTGGATTGCCATCGGCGAGGTGAAGGGCGACGAAGATTGGGATATTGACTACGGCAGTTAA
- a CDS encoding YceI family protein, whose translation MKFTQIVAATVMGASLLVGQGTFADGHAKGWMLDAENSRLAFGSIKKDTVGEVHSFETISGSVTADGNAEIQIDLTSVQTNIDIRNERMMEFVFGGTKQAVLTAEIDMEEVNTLSVGDMTVIDVEGELGFLGAAVEIETEMFVARMSETRVLAMTNDMIFVGTEDLGVTAGIDKLMALAKLPGITRTTPVTLRLVLDQK comes from the coding sequence ATGAAGTTCACACAGATTGTTGCAGCGACAGTTATGGGTGCGAGTTTGCTAGTGGGGCAGGGCACATTTGCCGATGGGCACGCCAAAGGCTGGATGTTGGACGCGGAAAATTCACGGTTGGCATTCGGATCAATCAAGAAAGATACAGTTGGTGAGGTGCATTCGTTTGAAACCATTTCAGGCAGTGTGACGGCCGACGGAAATGCCGAAATTCAAATCGATCTCACGTCAGTCCAAACCAACATTGATATTCGCAACGAACGCATGATGGAGTTCGTATTTGGCGGCACAAAGCAGGCTGTTTTGACCGCAGAAATCGACATGGAAGAGGTTAACACGCTTTCTGTTGGGGATATGACAGTGATCGACGTGGAAGGCGAGCTAGGCTTTCTGGGCGCGGCCGTTGAAATCGAAACAGAGATGTTCGTAGCGCGCATGAGCGAAACACGCGTGTTGGCCATGACCAACGACATGATTTTTGTCGGCACCGAAGATCTGGGCGTGACCGCGGGCATCGACAAACTGATGGCATTGGCAAAGTTGCCAGGCATTACACGCACAACGCCTGTCACCTTGCGTCTGGTTCTGGACCAAAAATAA
- a CDS encoding ribose-phosphate pyrophosphokinase, with the protein MNSIIEPKLIAGNSNQSLSEAISRRMSMHRGKAVKPVDARIERFNDQEIFVEVYENVRGEDMFIIQSTSNPANDNLMELLIISDALRRSSANRITAVIPYFGYARQDRRSKARTPISAKLVANLIAEAGIERVLTMDLHATQIQGFFDIPVDNLYAAPVFALDVKHNFDDLSEVMVISPDVGGTARARELAKRIDAPMAIVDKRRNSPGEVAEMTVIGDVTGKKCIIVDDICDTAGTLCKAADTLMEMGAQEVHSYITHGVLSGPAVERITKSSMKQLVITDSIESTPAVAACDKIRTVPLAPMLAQAILNISNGTSVSSLFDEDTLGPIYDGYYK; encoded by the coding sequence ATGAATTCCATCATTGAACCAAAGCTTATTGCGGGTAATTCCAATCAATCCTTATCCGAAGCCATTTCGCGCCGCATGTCCATGCACCGTGGCAAAGCGGTTAAGCCGGTAGATGCCCGAATTGAGCGGTTCAACGACCAAGAAATTTTCGTCGAAGTTTACGAAAACGTACGCGGCGAAGACATGTTTATCATCCAATCAACGTCGAACCCAGCGAACGACAACTTGATGGAATTGCTGATTATTTCTGACGCGCTTCGCCGGTCTTCGGCCAACCGCATCACCGCCGTGATCCCTTACTTTGGCTACGCACGCCAAGATCGCCGTTCTAAGGCACGAACACCGATTTCTGCAAAATTGGTGGCCAACTTGATTGCCGAAGCAGGCATCGAACGGGTTTTGACCATGGACCTGCACGCAACGCAAATCCAAGGGTTCTTTGATATTCCAGTGGATAACCTTTATGCCGCCCCTGTGTTCGCGCTTGATGTGAAACACAACTTTGACGACCTGTCAGAAGTAATGGTGATTTCCCCTGATGTTGGCGGTACGGCACGTGCCCGTGAATTGGCCAAACGGATCGACGCGCCAATGGCGATTGTGGACAAGCGCCGCAATTCCCCTGGTGAAGTTGCGGAAATGACCGTGATTGGGGATGTGACTGGGAAGAAATGTATCATCGTGGATGACATCTGCGACACGGCTGGCACATTGTGCAAGGCCGCCGACACTTTGATGGAAATGGGCGCACAAGAAGTTCACTCCTACATCACGCACGGTGTTCTTTCTGGCCCAGCGGTGGAGCGGATCACCAAATCCTCTATGAAGCAGTTGGTAATCACCGACAGCATCGAATCCACACCTGCAGTGGCCGCATGTGACAAAATCCGCACCGTGCCATTGGCTCCGATGCTGGCGCAGGCCATTCTGAACATCTCGAATGGGACTTCTGTGTCGTCTTTGTTTGACGAAGACACGTTGGGCCCCATTTACGACGGTTACTACAAATAA
- a CDS encoding 2-hydroxychromene-2-carboxylate isomerase, with the protein MAHIDYYMITLSPFCYLAGDGLEKIAAKHGATITYKPVNLFQVFAATGGVAPADRHPARQAYRLQELARVAKHNGLPINLKPAHFPTNPAPSCFALIAAQNAGGGDIGGLSHAFMRACWAEEKDVAQDDVVRACLEENGFDPALADSGLLSGAETFERNTEEAIQKGVFGAPMYVVGDQMFWGQDRLSYLDDYLSEQS; encoded by the coding sequence ATGGCGCATATCGACTATTACATGATTACGTTGTCCCCGTTTTGTTATTTGGCGGGCGATGGCTTGGAAAAGATTGCCGCAAAACACGGGGCAACGATCACATATAAACCAGTGAATCTGTTTCAGGTGTTTGCCGCAACAGGCGGTGTGGCCCCTGCGGATCGCCATCCAGCGAGACAGGCCTATCGGTTGCAGGAATTGGCGCGTGTGGCCAAGCACAATGGCTTGCCGATCAATCTGAAGCCTGCGCATTTTCCAACCAATCCAGCCCCAAGCTGTTTTGCTTTGATCGCGGCGCAGAATGCAGGGGGTGGCGATATCGGTGGGCTGAGCCATGCGTTTATGCGCGCCTGCTGGGCAGAAGAGAAAGACGTTGCACAAGACGATGTGGTTCGCGCGTGTCTGGAAGAAAACGGATTTGATCCCGCCCTTGCGGACAGTGGCCTGCTAAGCGGTGCTGAAACCTTTGAGAGGAACACAGAAGAAGCCATTCAAAAGGGTGTGTTTGGGGCACCAATGTATGTGGTAGGCGATCAGATGTTCTGGGGGCAGGATCGGCTAAGCTATCTTGATGATTATCTGTCAGAGCAGTCGTAA
- a CDS encoding alpha/beta hydrolase, with amino-acid sequence MAETVIRRLGHGQRHAFFAHCSLSSGKSMMPLMSHFVEEMTMAAIDLPGQGKSALPDMNRDYHTQCIEACLDEIEMTGGPQDLVGHSFGATVVLALAAQRPDLVRSLVLFEPVYFGLLNDAGHDGFSANLTQEKPFNDAIERGDMLSAAEAFLTRWGLPGEWDAMPQATREAMASRMWVIPAQADGIINEGPKRMKLDAIRDLDVPTLIMHGANSPKIMEAITDVISSAMPNGQGDVLDGAGHMLPITHHADCAAKLRAFWSL; translated from the coding sequence ATGGCTGAAACCGTTATTCGGCGTTTGGGGCATGGTCAACGCCATGCCTTTTTCGCGCATTGTTCCTTGTCTTCTGGCAAAAGCATGATGCCTTTGATGAGCCATTTCGTAGAAGAAATGACCATGGCAGCGATTGATCTGCCGGGGCAGGGGAAATCGGCTTTGCCCGACATGAACCGCGATTATCATACGCAGTGTATCGAGGCCTGTCTGGACGAAATCGAAATGACAGGGGGGCCACAGGATTTGGTTGGGCATTCGTTCGGGGCCACAGTGGTTTTGGCGCTGGCAGCGCAACGACCTGATTTGGTACGCTCTTTGGTGTTGTTTGAACCTGTCTACTTCGGCCTGTTGAACGATGCGGGTCATGATGGTTTCAGCGCAAACCTGACGCAAGAAAAGCCGTTTAACGACGCGATTGAACGGGGTGACATGTTAAGCGCGGCGGAGGCCTTTCTAACCCGCTGGGGATTGCCTGGTGAATGGGATGCAATGCCCCAAGCCACCCGCGAGGCCATGGCCAGCCGCATGTGGGTGATCCCAGCCCAAGCAGATGGGATCATCAACGAAGGGCCGAAACGAATGAAGCTGGATGCGATCCGCGATTTGGACGTGCCCACGCTGATTATGCACGGTGCAAACAGCCCCAAGATCATGGAAGCCATCACAGATGTGATTTCTTCGGCTATGCCAAATGGGCAAGGGGATGTTTTGGATGGGGCAGGGCATATGTTGCCCATTACCCATCATGCCGATTGTGCCGCAAAACTGCGGGCGTTTTGGTCGCTTTAG
- a CDS encoding low specificity L-threonine aldolase has product MYFASDNAAPAAPEVMAAMAKANEGYAASYGTDDIMDRVTAQIRHEFEAPEAAVYLVSTGTTANALALSMLAAPWQTIFCHRQSHIEEDECGAPEFFTGGAKLTLLDGDNAKIDADQFARVAEHTGRLGVHNIQRGALSITNVTELGSVYTCEEIATLCKTAKDLGIGTHLDGARFTNALVALGCTPAEMTWKAGIDVVSFGGTKNGLLGVEAVIIFDPAKAWEFELRRKRGGHLFSKHRYLSAQMEAYLTDDLWIRLATQANAAGARLEAGLTQINSFEMTNPRDANMLFCKMPRAAHNRAVDGGAMYYMERSDGPDDELIDCRLVCSWSTTDEEIDQFVALAKG; this is encoded by the coding sequence ATGTATTTTGCCTCTGACAATGCTGCCCCTGCGGCCCCCGAAGTCATGGCCGCGATGGCCAAAGCCAATGAAGGTTACGCCGCTTCTTATGGGACAGACGACATCATGGATCGCGTCACGGCCCAAATTCGCCATGAGTTTGAAGCCCCTGAGGCCGCTGTTTATTTGGTGTCTACGGGAACCACGGCAAATGCCCTCGCTTTGTCTATGTTGGCCGCTCCGTGGCAAACCATTTTCTGTCATCGCCAGTCCCACATCGAAGAAGACGAATGTGGCGCTCCGGAATTTTTCACGGGTGGCGCAAAGCTGACCCTTTTGGACGGCGACAATGCCAAAATCGACGCGGATCAGTTTGCACGGGTTGCCGAACACACGGGTCGATTGGGTGTTCACAACATCCAACGTGGGGCGTTGTCGATCACCAACGTGACCGAGCTTGGTTCGGTCTATACCTGCGAAGAAATCGCTACTTTGTGCAAAACCGCTAAGGACCTTGGAATTGGAACACACCTTGATGGGGCACGGTTCACAAATGCGCTGGTCGCGCTTGGCTGCACCCCTGCGGAAATGACGTGGAAAGCTGGCATTGATGTGGTCAGTTTTGGTGGCACAAAAAATGGCCTGTTGGGTGTTGAAGCCGTCATCATTTTTGATCCTGCCAAAGCGTGGGAGTTTGAACTGCGCCGCAAACGGGGGGGCCACCTGTTTTCAAAGCACCGTTATTTGTCAGCACAGATGGAGGCATATCTTACAGATGATCTGTGGATTCGTCTGGCCACGCAAGCCAACGCCGCAGGTGCGCGGCTCGAAGCAGGGCTGACCCAAATCAACAGCTTTGAAATGACAAATCCGCGCGATGCCAACATGCTGTTTTGCAAAATGCCGCGTGCGGCGCACAATCGGGCCGTTGACGGTGGCGCGATGTATTACATGGAGCGTTCTGATGGCCCCGATGACGAGCTAATCGACTGTCGCTTGGTATGCAGCTGGTCCACAACAGACGAAGAAATTGATCAGTTTGTGGCGCTCGCCAAGGGCTAA
- a CDS encoding YcgN family cysteine cluster protein, which translates to MSQHIDRNGLRTAFWRKTDMTDMTKAEWEALCDGCGKCCLLKLEDEDTLEIRYTTISCRLFDDKTCSCGNYALRKQMVAGCVVLTPENIDRNAHWMPSTCAYRLLHEGGDLPDWHPLVTGDANSTQKSGNAVMGQTVPEYDIEEEDYEDYTTERFA; encoded by the coding sequence ATGAGCCAGCACATTGACAGAAACGGCCTGCGCACCGCATTTTGGCGCAAGACCGATATGACAGACATGACCAAAGCAGAGTGGGAAGCCCTGTGTGATGGGTGTGGGAAATGTTGCCTGCTGAAGCTTGAAGACGAAGACACGCTTGAAATTCGCTACACCACAATCTCCTGCCGTCTGTTCGATGACAAAACCTGTTCCTGCGGCAACTATGCGCTGCGCAAACAGATGGTGGCGGGCTGTGTGGTGCTGACGCCAGAAAACATCGACCGCAACGCTCATTGGATGCCATCCACATGTGCCTATCGGTTATTGCATGAAGGCGGTGATCTGCCAGATTGGCATCCCCTTGTGACAGGTGACGCAAACAGCACCCAAAAAAGTGGTAACGCGGTAATGGGTCAGACCGTCCCTGAATACGATATCGAAGAAGAAGACTACGAAGATTACACCACTGAAAGGTTTGCTTGA